The Pichia kudriavzevii chromosome 3, complete sequence nucleotide sequence TGAATTAGACACGGAAACGGGGGTTGGAATTGGAATTGGAATTGGAGTTGGCGGTagaaatttgaatataTCTGCGAAAAAGTCGCGCAAACGACGCGACGACCGTAATGGCAGTGAAAAATTAGAACAAGGTttagaagaggaagaggcatatgaagatgaagatgaagatgacgatgacgatgacgatgacgatgacaGTGGCAAGCAACTACAACAACGTCTCCCTGACGTGGGAACGGGCGGAACCGCAATTAGTTCAGGTGATAAATTGAATAATGTGGATACGCCAATAATGGaaaagaatttcaaaactaCAAAAGTCTCTAAATCTTCAAGAGTCTCTAAATTGGCAAAAGCTCCAAAAGCTGTAAAGGCTACAAAGATTGCAAAGGCTCCTAAGGCTCCTAAACCTCCCAAGGCTCCTAAGAAAGAATTCCACTGTCCAAACTGTCCAAAGACTTTCACTAGGAAATCCAATTTGGACTCTCATTTAATCACACATTCCAATGAAAGACCACATTTATGCAGCCATTGTGGTAAGGCATTTGCAAGGTTGAGTGATCGTACCCGTCATGAAACCACTACGCATGCTCAAGTGAAGACCTTCCAATGTAGAGGGAAGGCGCTTGAAGGGGATGCCGAATGGGGGTGTGGACATTTCTATTCAAGAGCAGACGGATTACGTAAACATTTTAAGAGTTATGCAGGAAAACAATGTCTAGCAGCCTTTCGTGGTTTACCTGCAGATTCAATCACAGCCAATTCTAGGAATAGTACGGAGGGTAATGAGGAGCTCGACGCCTTTGTGGAAGCTGCTGTAAGAAACGTCCGTGCCCATTGCGGTTGGTAATGTTTGGTCAGTTACAGATGCAAATTGTTGAACTTGACAAAGATAAGGAtaataagaaaaattacaagaaaaGTAATGAAAATTAACAAATATCGGATATCTCTCGTCCTATATCATGAGTGTATCCGTTAAATCAATGACTGTTTTTGTGTCTGTTTtgtcttgtttttttcctcttga carries:
- a CDS encoding uncharacterized protein (PKUD0C02670; Pfam Domains: zf-C2H2(1.6e-06)) — encoded protein: MSLHTAESQVLEALTSLRSSSLTPHSQQNASQNQGVSFGLGQGNTPSPASPNRNGNSTPHSPSHSNSPAHHSVSAPELRRASSDDQSPPSSAYWGTVLVKGEQQLQQLQQQLQQQVQQQVQQQVHQQVQQKVHQHQHQHQHQHQHQQQQQQQQQSSNQTAQPLSSVSISDLVEAANHVEQKVELDTETGVGIGIGIGVGGRNLNISAKKSRKRRDDRNGSEKLEQGLEEEEAYEDEDEDDDDDDDDDDSGKQLQQRLPDVGTGGTAISSGDKLNNVDTPIMEKNFKTTKVSKSSRVSKLAKAPKAVKATKIAKAPKAPKPPKAPKKEFHCPNCPKTFTRKSNLDSHLITHSNERPHLCSHCGKAFARLSDRTRHETTTHAQVKTFQCRGKALEGDAEWGCGHFYSRADGLRKHFKSYAGKQCLAAFRGLPADSITANSRNSTEGNEELDAFVEAAVRNVRAHCGW